A stretch of DNA from Caldalkalibacillus salinus:
TTTAGCCAAGCATATTGCAGGACAACCTGACAATCACTTAGGTCTTATGGACATCCAAGTTCAAAGGAATGCCTTTGGACGCCAACGTGAAAGCTTCGAAACGGACCTTGAGATTCAAGGGGTAGCGGAGGACTTTAGAGCCGTATTTATACGCGCCCCTCTCATTACTGAAGTTGGTGAAGATGCAGAAGTGCTATCCGTCCACGATGGCCATATTGTTGCTGCACGCCAGCATCAATACCTGGTTGCATCCTTCCACCCTGAACTAACGGATGACGAGCGTTTGCACGCCTATTTTGTTGACATGGTGAAGCAATATGTAGGCCAAGCAGTATAGCGAATGGTGGTAACATCTTTGATAGCATTTTTTGAGCATATTGACCTAAAAAAAGGCCTGTATTAAAAACAAAACTAACCTTTCCATGAATCTCTCGTCTCTTATATAGAGATGAGGGATTTTCTTTCGATACGTCTATACTAGTAAAAAGGAGTGATAACGTGCTGGACATCAAACGTTTACGTCACGAGTTCGATGAAGTGAAAGAGAAGCTACAGCACCGTGGTGAAGATATCTCCGACCTTGACCGCTTTCCACAACTTGATGAGAAAAGGAGAGCCTTAATCCAAGAGGTCGAAGATTTAAAGGGACGACGTAACACCGTTTCACAAGAAGTCGGCCAGTTAAAGAAAGAAAAAAAAGATGCTGACCATCTGATTAAGGAAATGAAAGAGGTCAATGACCGTATTAAGGAACTGGATGAAGGCCTTAGACAAATCGATGAAGACATCAAAAACATTCTCCTGCGTATCCCGAATGTACCTCATGATAGTGTGCCGGTCGGAGAAACAGAGGATGATAATGTCGTACATAGAACGTGGGGGGACGTCCCTCAGTTTGACTTTGAACCCAAACCACACTGGGATATAGCTGACGACTTAGCGATTTTAGATGTAGAAGCGGCTGGAAAAGTAACAGGAACGCGATTTGTTTTTCAAAAAGGTGCCGGAGCGAAGTTAGAGCGCGCACTGGCTAATTTCATGTTAGATTACCATACCGAAGAGCACGGCTATGAAGAAATGCTACCACCATTTATGGCCAACAGGGACAGCATGACAGGAACGGGGCAACTTCCTAAGTTTGCAGAAGACGCATTTAAGGTGGATGAGACAGACTACTTCCTTATTCCCACCGCTGAGGTCCCGGTTACAAATTACCACAGAGACGACATATTAAATGTTGAACAACTTCCACAAGGTTACGTCGCCTATAGTGCATGTTTCCGTTCAGAAGCAGGATCTGCAGGACGTGATACGAGAGGGCTGATACGCCAACATCAATTTAATAAAGTTGAGCTGGTTAGATTTGAAAAACCAGAGGATTCTTATGAGGCACTTGAAAAACTCACCTCTCATGCAGAAAAAATGCTACAACTGCTAGAACTACCGTATCGTGTGATGCGTATGTGCACGGGAGACCTTGGCTTTACTGCAGCCAAAAAATACGACATTGAAGTATGGCTACCAAGCTATGGCACCTATCGAGAAATCTCATCTTGTAGTAACTTTGAAGATTTCCAGGCTAGAAGAGCGAATATACGTTTTCGACGTGAAAAGAAGGCTAAGCCTGAATTCGTCCATACGTTAAACGGGTCAGGTTTAGCGATCGGGCGTACGGTCGCTGCTATACTGGAGAATTACCAAGAGGCGGATGGCAGAGTAAGAATACCTGAAGTGCTCAAACCATACTTTAGAGGTAAGGACTATCTATCATAGTGGACAGTTTTAGACATACCAAACGTGTACACATGGTGTGTTACTTGTTTCATGACGGGAGGTCCATGGTAGGACAACTTATAAATAAACCATATTATTGATAAATATACCGAGGCTGAACGGTCGGGACACCGTTACCCTCGGTATTTTCTTTAATATGATAAAAAGATATGCATTGACAGGAATACTTTGTCTCTGTAAAATACACTTGTATATTTCGAGTGCAAAATAGACCAAAAATTAACAAGTTTCGACAAAAGACCCTCTCCTCTTTATCTCTTTCATATTAACGTCATGAACATATACATTACACTGCACGATCATCGACACGAGTATTATTATGATGCATGTGCAAAGAGCAGTGAACGATCTATATGATATAAATATGTGCATAACCAACCTATCATCCAATGTCATGAAGTGTTGTCACTGAAAGTCATGGAGTGTTTAGTATAAATAGCTATACATATAAATGTCTGAAAATACTTACATAGACAAACTTTTAACGGGTTAGAGGTCGTTTATAGCGTCAAGGAACTTACAACTGAGGTGATAAAATGGCACCCGATAGATTGCTAGAAGTGAAAGATTTGAAAACATACTTTTATACAGAAGATAAAGTTGCAAAAGCTGTCGATGGCGTGACTTTTCACGTTAACAAAGGAGAGACGGTTGCCATTGTTGGAGAGTCAGGCTCAGGTAAGAGTGTGACATCTTTATCCGTCATGAGATTAATTCCTGAGCCACCTGGGAAAGTGGTAGAAGGATCTATCACCTTTGATGGTCAAGATATTCTTCAGTTCTCAGAAAAACAGATGACCCGTGTGAGAGGGAACGATATAGCGATGATTTTCCAAGAACCCATGACCTCTTTGAACCCTGTATTTACGATCGGAAATCAAATTGCCGAAGCTGTCATACGTCATGAAGGTTTACATAAACAAAAAGCGTATGAACGAGCAAAT
This window harbors:
- the serS gene encoding serine--tRNA ligase, with product MLDIKRLRHEFDEVKEKLQHRGEDISDLDRFPQLDEKRRALIQEVEDLKGRRNTVSQEVGQLKKEKKDADHLIKEMKEVNDRIKELDEGLRQIDEDIKNILLRIPNVPHDSVPVGETEDDNVVHRTWGDVPQFDFEPKPHWDIADDLAILDVEAAGKVTGTRFVFQKGAGAKLERALANFMLDYHTEEHGYEEMLPPFMANRDSMTGTGQLPKFAEDAFKVDETDYFLIPTAEVPVTNYHRDDILNVEQLPQGYVAYSACFRSEAGSAGRDTRGLIRQHQFNKVELVRFEKPEDSYEALEKLTSHAEKMLQLLELPYRVMRMCTGDLGFTAAKKYDIEVWLPSYGTYREISSCSNFEDFQARRANIRFRREKKAKPEFVHTLNGSGLAIGRTVAAILENYQEADGRVRIPEVLKPYFRGKDYLS
- the pdxT gene encoding pyridoxal 5'-phosphate synthase glutaminase subunit PdxT codes for the protein MKIGVLALQGAVAEHIRMIEKTGCEAIAVKKAEQLDDISGLVVPGGESTTIGKLMRQYGFLEPLKALAEKDFPLFGTCAGLIILAKHIAGQPDNHLGLMDIQVQRNAFGRQRESFETDLEIQGVAEDFRAVFIRAPLITEVGEDAEVLSVHDGHIVAARQHQYLVASFHPELTDDERLHAYFVDMVKQYVGQAV